In Agarivorans gilvus, one genomic interval encodes:
- a CDS encoding glutamate synthase subunit beta, producing MANPTGFLEIDRKLSTDRDPAERLIDWLEVKTPMSEQAVKDQASRCMDCGIPFCHSGDSAYAPRVAGCPVNNLIPEWNDLVYRGRWKDAIERLHKTNNFPEFTGRVCPAPCEDSCVLGINAPPVTIKSQEVNIIERAFKEGWVKPNPPKLRTGKTVAIIGSGPAGLAAAAQLNSAGHTVTVFERADRIGGLLMYGIPNMKLQKEIVERRIEIMREEGIIFKTSVEVGKDISVNRLHEDFDALLLATGATVPRDLPVEGRELNGVHFAMEFLGKNTKSLLDSNLEDGRYISAKDKHVVVIGGGDTGTDCVGTALRHGCKHVMQLEIMPQPPMERAQDNPWPEFKRTLKRDYGQDEAIAIQGEDPRRYLVMTQKMVGDEQGNVTEVHTTKIEWAKNPNGQMVPQPIKGSEEVIKADLVLLAMGFMGPEAGIIDELGVEKDARSNAKAEYDEYATNVKGVFAAGDARRGQSLIVWAINEGRGAAQAVDTFLMGKSYLPK from the coding sequence ATGGCAAATCCAACAGGATTTTTGGAAATAGACAGGAAGCTATCAACAGACCGCGACCCTGCAGAGCGTTTAATCGACTGGTTAGAAGTTAAAACGCCAATGAGCGAGCAAGCGGTTAAAGATCAAGCTTCTCGTTGTATGGATTGTGGTATTCCGTTTTGTCATTCAGGTGACTCTGCCTACGCGCCTCGCGTAGCAGGGTGCCCTGTGAATAACTTAATCCCTGAATGGAACGACTTGGTATACCGTGGTCGCTGGAAAGATGCGATTGAGCGCTTGCACAAAACTAACAACTTCCCAGAGTTCACTGGACGCGTTTGTCCAGCACCTTGTGAAGACTCATGTGTATTGGGTATTAATGCTCCACCGGTGACGATTAAGAGCCAAGAAGTTAATATTATCGAGCGTGCGTTTAAAGAAGGTTGGGTTAAACCTAACCCACCTAAACTGCGCACCGGTAAAACCGTGGCTATTATTGGTTCTGGCCCAGCCGGTCTAGCAGCAGCGGCTCAGTTAAACTCTGCAGGTCATACGGTGACTGTATTTGAGCGCGCCGATCGTATCGGCGGCCTGTTAATGTACGGTATTCCCAATATGAAACTACAAAAAGAAATTGTAGAACGTCGTATTGAGATCATGCGTGAAGAAGGCATTATCTTTAAAACTTCAGTTGAAGTAGGTAAAGATATCTCGGTTAACCGTTTGCATGAAGACTTTGACGCATTATTGTTGGCCACAGGGGCTACGGTTCCGCGTGATTTACCAGTTGAAGGTCGTGAGTTAAACGGTGTTCATTTTGCGATGGAGTTCTTGGGTAAAAATACTAAGAGCTTGTTAGATAGCAACTTGGAAGATGGCCGTTACATTAGCGCTAAAGATAAGCACGTAGTGGTTATTGGTGGTGGTGATACCGGTACGGACTGTGTGGGCACGGCTTTACGTCATGGCTGTAAGCATGTGATGCAATTGGAAATCATGCCGCAACCACCAATGGAGCGTGCGCAGGATAACCCTTGGCCGGAGTTTAAACGCACCCTTAAACGCGATTATGGTCAAGATGAAGCCATTGCGATTCAAGGTGAAGACCCACGCCGTTATTTGGTTATGACCCAAAAAATGGTGGGCGATGAACAAGGTAATGTGACAGAGGTTCATACCACTAAGATTGAATGGGCGAAAAACCCGAATGGGCAAATGGTGCCTCAGCCAATAAAAGGCAGCGAAGAAGTGATTAAAGCTGACTTAGTGCTATTGGCGATGGGCTTCATGGGACCAGAAGCAGGTATTATTGATGAGCTTGGTGTAGAGAAAGACGCTCGCTCTAATGCTAAAGCTGAATACGATGAATACGCGACCAACGTTAAAGGCGTATTTGCGGCTGGTGATGCTCGTCGTGGCCAAAGCTTGATTGTTTGGGCGATTAACGAAGGCCGTGGTGCTGCGCAAGCGGTAGACACCTTCTTAATGGGCAAAAGTTACTTACCTAAGTAA
- the gltB gene encoding glutamate synthase large subunit, whose amino-acid sequence MTNITQHNKSLYRPEFEHDSCGIGFVAHLKGRKSHDVIENALTMLTCMEHRGGTGCDVDSGDGAGILIQLPHEFFNEEVTKLGFSLPKPGEYGVGMVYFPANEAIRRECREILNRNIKKLGLTLLGYRIVPKDNSSLGQASIDNEPQIEQVFIARPAELEQQVFERKLFVLRKYTLHIADATVSGVDEDFYMASMSSRTIVYKGQLTTAQVRKYYLDLQDPRVVSAIAMFHSRFSTNTFPAWRLAQPFRYIAHNGEINTVKGNVNWMRARESLLASVNFSKEELDMINPVCDITRSDSANLDMCVELLVLSGRPLEQVMMMVVPEAWQTQDDMDPVKRAFYEYYSCIMEPWDGPASISFTDGKVIGATLDRNGLRPSRYLVTDDGLVVMGSETGALVVDQSKVVQKGRLQPGKIFIADLEQGRIVADDEVKHSVCSAQPYGKWVEENKIVLDDLPLPAGYDRFATQHSLEKRQKAFGYSQEDINAVLKPMVGTAKEPLGAMGTDTPLAILSDKNPHLSHYFKQLFAQVTNPPIDPIREEMVMSLRTYVGADLNLLEETPLHCRKVEIKQPVLTNEQLAKLRSIDHNHFQAATIHTTFHASGEENELERAIERICRHAKDAVDDGFSILILSDRKVDSDHAAVPSVLATAAVHHYLIREGIRAHADIIVESGDIRETHHFATVLGYGAAAVNPYLAIETLLDMRDQAIIESSLSNDAVIERYTKAVNSGLLKIFSKMGISTLQSYQGAQIFEALGINSDVVQKYFTGTVSRIEGIGLNGIAKEALNRHREGFPADDNPFNDLILKTGGEYAWRKDGERHLFNPTTIRLLQNASSTNDYKVFKEYAASVDNQAKEAYTLRGLLKFKSDRQSVPLEEVESAENILKRFATGAMSFGSISWEAHTTLAIAMNRIGGKSNSGEGGEDPIRFKPMENGDSMISKIKQVASGRFGVTSHYLANAEELQIKMAQGAKPGEGGQLPGDKVDAWIGKTRGSTPGVGLISPPPHHDIYSIEDLAQLIYDLKNANRDARINVKLVSEAGVGTIASGVCKGYADVVLIAGYDGGTGASPLSSIKHAGLPWELGLAETHQTLIQNKLRSRITVQADGQLKTPRDLAVATLLGAEEWGVATAALVVEGCTMMRKCHLNTCPVGIATQDRRLRERYAGQVDHVVNFFKMMVEGLREIMAELGFRTINEMVGQSQCLTPRDDIDHWKYQGVDLSPILYKAEESGNDTLYCSQEQKHLIHDIVDRQLIKDAAKALENAEPVSLTSEIINTNRSVGTMLSNEISKRYGAEGLPEDTIKVKFNGSAGQSFGTFAAKGIKFELEGDANDYFGKGLSGAKLVVYPDHSAPFEARNNIIVGNVAFFGGTSGEAYIRGIAGERFCVRNSGVTAIVEGVGDHGCEYMTGGKAIILGETGRNFAAGMSGGVAYVLDRNQQFASRCNMEMVKLGTIEDAAEAAELKALIEKHLEHTGSDVAQELLEDWDKALEMFVRVMPTDYERMQNYMKEAKATGEYETDYDVAVAAFDMHLDKVAQAKKAQAEQAKQKAEAV is encoded by the coding sequence ATGACAAACATAACTCAACACAATAAGAGCCTTTATAGGCCAGAATTCGAGCACGATAGCTGTGGTATCGGATTCGTTGCCCATTTAAAAGGGCGTAAAAGTCATGATGTGATCGAAAACGCATTGACCATGCTAACTTGCATGGAGCATCGTGGTGGTACTGGTTGTGACGTCGATAGTGGAGACGGCGCTGGTATTCTCATTCAGCTTCCTCATGAGTTTTTTAACGAAGAAGTAACAAAATTAGGTTTTAGTTTACCTAAGCCTGGAGAGTATGGTGTGGGAATGGTGTATTTCCCTGCCAATGAAGCTATTCGTCGCGAGTGCCGCGAAATATTGAACCGAAATATTAAAAAGCTGGGTTTAACGCTATTAGGTTACCGTATTGTACCTAAAGATAACTCCAGCCTGGGTCAAGCTTCTATCGATAATGAGCCGCAGATTGAGCAAGTGTTCATCGCGCGTCCAGCCGAGCTTGAGCAGCAAGTATTTGAACGTAAGTTATTCGTGCTACGTAAATACACTTTGCACATAGCCGATGCCACCGTGAGTGGGGTTGATGAAGACTTTTACATGGCGTCGATGTCGTCGCGTACTATCGTATATAAAGGTCAGTTAACTACCGCACAAGTGCGTAAGTATTATCTCGATCTACAAGATCCGCGTGTGGTTTCTGCGATTGCGATGTTCCACTCGCGCTTCTCAACTAATACCTTCCCCGCGTGGCGTTTGGCTCAGCCTTTCCGTTACATTGCCCACAATGGTGAAATTAACACCGTAAAAGGTAATGTTAACTGGATGCGTGCGCGTGAATCACTATTAGCGAGCGTTAACTTCAGTAAAGAAGAACTGGACATGATTAATCCAGTGTGTGACATCACTCGTTCTGACTCCGCCAACTTAGATATGTGTGTTGAGTTGTTGGTGTTAAGTGGTCGTCCTTTAGAGCAAGTAATGATGATGGTGGTGCCAGAAGCATGGCAAACCCAAGATGACATGGATCCGGTGAAACGCGCCTTCTATGAATACTACTCTTGCATCATGGAACCGTGGGACGGTCCTGCTTCTATTTCATTTACTGACGGTAAAGTTATCGGCGCAACCCTCGACCGTAACGGTCTACGTCCATCCCGCTACTTGGTGACTGATGATGGCTTGGTGGTAATGGGCTCGGAAACGGGTGCATTGGTAGTAGACCAATCTAAAGTGGTACAAAAAGGTCGCCTACAACCAGGTAAGATTTTCATTGCCGACTTAGAACAAGGCCGCATCGTGGCCGATGATGAAGTAAAACATTCTGTTTGTTCTGCACAGCCTTATGGCAAGTGGGTAGAAGAGAATAAAATTGTGCTTGATGATCTGCCGTTACCTGCGGGCTACGATCGTTTTGCAACCCAACACAGTTTAGAAAAACGTCAAAAAGCTTTTGGCTACAGCCAAGAAGATATCAATGCGGTATTGAAGCCGATGGTAGGCACTGCTAAAGAGCCTCTAGGCGCAATGGGTACCGATACGCCATTGGCGATTTTGTCGGACAAAAACCCGCATCTATCGCATTACTTCAAGCAATTGTTTGCGCAGGTAACTAACCCGCCAATCGACCCTATTCGTGAAGAAATGGTGATGTCTTTGCGCACTTATGTGGGCGCAGATCTCAACCTTTTGGAAGAAACGCCACTGCATTGTCGCAAAGTGGAAATTAAGCAGCCTGTTTTAACTAACGAACAGTTAGCTAAACTTCGTAGCATAGACCACAACCACTTCCAAGCGGCGACCATTCATACTACGTTCCACGCTTCTGGTGAGGAAAATGAGCTAGAGCGCGCCATTGAGCGCATCTGTCGCCATGCTAAAGATGCTGTAGATGATGGTTTCTCTATTCTTATTTTGAGTGACCGTAAAGTAGATAGCGACCACGCTGCTGTACCATCAGTATTGGCAACCGCTGCTGTTCACCATTACTTGATTCGCGAGGGCATCCGCGCTCACGCTGACATCATTGTTGAGTCAGGTGACATTCGTGAAACCCATCACTTTGCCACCGTTCTCGGTTATGGCGCGGCTGCGGTTAACCCATACTTGGCTATTGAAACTCTGCTAGACATGCGCGATCAAGCCATTATTGAAAGCAGCCTAAGTAATGATGCGGTTATTGAGCGCTACACTAAAGCGGTTAATAGCGGTCTGCTTAAGATTTTCTCTAAGATGGGGATTTCAACACTTCAGTCTTACCAAGGTGCACAAATCTTTGAAGCCCTAGGTATTAACTCTGACGTGGTACAAAAATACTTCACCGGCACAGTAAGCCGAATTGAAGGTATTGGTCTAAACGGCATCGCTAAAGAAGCGCTGAACCGTCATCGCGAAGGTTTCCCAGCCGACGATAATCCGTTTAATGATTTAATTCTTAAAACTGGTGGTGAGTACGCTTGGCGTAAAGATGGTGAGCGTCACTTGTTTAATCCAACGACTATTCGTTTGCTACAAAATGCGTCATCAACTAACGACTACAAAGTCTTTAAAGAATATGCCGCTAGTGTAGATAACCAAGCAAAAGAGGCGTACACCTTACGTGGTTTATTGAAGTTTAAATCAGACCGTCAAAGCGTGCCGCTAGAAGAAGTGGAATCGGCCGAGAACATCCTTAAACGTTTTGCTACTGGCGCCATGAGCTTTGGTTCTATTTCGTGGGAAGCGCATACTACGCTTGCTATCGCTATGAACCGTATTGGCGGTAAGAGTAACTCAGGTGAGGGCGGTGAAGACCCAATTCGCTTCAAGCCTATGGAAAATGGCGACTCGATGATCTCCAAGATCAAACAGGTTGCTTCTGGTCGATTCGGTGTTACCAGCCACTACTTAGCTAATGCTGAAGAACTCCAGATCAAAATGGCCCAAGGGGCGAAGCCTGGTGAAGGCGGTCAGCTACCTGGCGATAAAGTGGATGCTTGGATTGGTAAAACCCGTGGTTCTACACCGGGTGTAGGTTTGATTTCACCTCCACCTCACCACGATATCTACTCAATCGAAGATTTGGCTCAGCTGATCTACGATTTGAAAAACGCTAACCGTGATGCGCGCATCAACGTGAAGTTAGTGTCTGAAGCGGGTGTAGGTACCATCGCCTCTGGTGTTTGTAAAGGTTATGCCGACGTGGTGCTGATTGCTGGCTACGATGGTGGTACCGGTGCGTCACCGTTAAGCTCAATTAAACATGCGGGCTTGCCGTGGGAACTTGGTTTGGCTGAAACTCACCAAACACTGATCCAAAACAAATTGCGTAGTCGTATTACCGTGCAAGCAGATGGTCAGTTGAAAACTCCACGAGACTTAGCTGTGGCCACCTTGTTGGGTGCCGAGGAGTGGGGGGTAGCAACAGCTGCACTAGTGGTAGAAGGTTGTACCATGATGCGTAAGTGTCACTTGAACACTTGTCCTGTTGGTATTGCAACCCAAGACCGTCGCTTACGCGAGCGTTATGCTGGTCAAGTCGATCACGTAGTTAACTTCTTCAAGATGATGGTAGAAGGTTTACGTGAAATTATGGCCGAATTGGGCTTCCGTACCATCAACGAGATGGTAGGTCAAAGCCAATGCCTAACACCACGTGATGATATCGACCATTGGAAATACCAAGGTGTTGATTTATCGCCAATTCTGTACAAAGCAGAAGAAAGCGGCAATGACACTCTTTACTGTAGCCAAGAGCAGAAACACTTAATTCACGACATCGTTGACCGTCAATTAATTAAAGATGCAGCAAAAGCGCTAGAAAATGCCGAGCCAGTGTCATTGACTTCAGAGATTATCAATACCAACCGTAGTGTCGGTACTATGTTGTCGAATGAAATTTCTAAGCGTTATGGCGCTGAGGGCTTACCTGAAGACACTATTAAAGTGAAATTCAATGGTAGTGCTGGACAAAGTTTCGGGACTTTCGCCGCCAAGGGCATTAAGTTCGAGCTTGAAGGTGATGCTAACGACTACTTCGGTAAAGGTTTATCAGGCGCTAAGCTAGTTGTTTACCCTGACCATAGTGCGCCATTTGAAGCACGAAACAACATTATTGTTGGTAACGTAGCCTTCTTTGGTGGTACTTCTGGTGAAGCTTACATTCGAGGCATCGCTGGTGAGCGTTTCTGTGTGCGTAACTCAGGTGTTACCGCCATTGTCGAAGGTGTGGGTGACCACGGCTGTGAATACATGACCGGTGGTAAAGCGATTATTCTTGGTGAAACTGGTCGTAACTTCGCAGCGGGTATGTCTGGCGGTGTCGCTTATGTATTAGACCGTAACCAGCAATTTGCGTCACGCTGTAACATGGAAATGGTCAAGTTAGGTACTATTGAAGATGCTGCTGAAGCCGCTGAGCTTAAAGCCTTAATTGAAAAGCACCTAGAGCACACAGGCTCAGATGTGGCTCAAGAGCTACTTGAAGATTGGGACAAAGCGCTAGAAATGTTTGTTCGTGTTATGCCCACAGACTACGAGCGTATGCAAAATTACATGAAAGAAGCTAAAGCTACCGGTGAATATGAAACGGATTACGATGTAGCCGTAGCCGCATTTGATATGCACCTAGATAAAGTAGCCCAAGCGAAAAAAGCCCAAGCAGAACAAGCCAAACAAAAAGCTGAAGCGGTTTAG
- a CDS encoding manganese-dependent inorganic pyrophosphatase: MLVLGHTNPDCDSIAGAISLAELLTKQGTPATAVAQGEPNPEAQFLLDKIGFSAPEIRTEIAGEDVWLIDYSDWGQAPKDAKKANIRGIVDHHKLGDITTAEPLECWIRPVGCSCTIVYSMYKAANITPSKEAATLMLGAILSDTVKFNSPTFTPVDRETAEALAEIAGVADIDAFADEQFAAKSNVDAVPADELVLRDQKVYEINGKQFAIAQLELTSVKPVLARLDELEQALQALKQANNYHTALVLLTDITTLNSTGLICSDEAELVAKTLGGSIEGSVIDLPGVVSRKKQVMPPLQREFDVA, from the coding sequence ATGTTAGTTTTAGGACACACTAATCCAGACTGCGATAGTATTGCTGGCGCAATATCATTAGCAGAGTTGTTAACCAAGCAAGGTACTCCGGCAACAGCGGTGGCTCAAGGCGAACCTAACCCTGAAGCGCAGTTTTTGTTGGATAAAATCGGCTTCAGTGCACCAGAGATTCGCACTGAAATTGCTGGCGAAGATGTTTGGTTGATTGACTACTCTGACTGGGGACAAGCGCCTAAAGACGCCAAAAAGGCCAACATTCGTGGTATCGTAGACCACCATAAATTGGGCGACATTACCACTGCCGAACCACTTGAGTGCTGGATCCGTCCAGTAGGGTGTAGCTGTACTATTGTTTACAGCATGTATAAAGCCGCTAATATCACGCCTAGTAAAGAAGCTGCCACATTGATGTTGGGCGCGATCTTAAGTGATACTGTTAAATTTAACTCACCTACTTTTACTCCAGTAGACCGCGAAACCGCCGAAGCTTTAGCTGAAATTGCAGGCGTAGCCGATATTGATGCTTTTGCAGATGAGCAGTTTGCTGCTAAATCTAACGTTGATGCAGTGCCAGCAGACGAGCTAGTACTTCGCGACCAAAAAGTGTATGAAATTAATGGTAAACAATTTGCTATCGCTCAATTAGAGTTAACTTCGGTTAAACCTGTGTTAGCGCGTTTAGATGAATTGGAACAAGCGCTACAAGCTTTAAAACAGGCCAATAACTACCACACTGCTTTGGTACTGCTGACCGATATCACTACCTTAAATTCAACCGGCCTTATTTGTAGTGACGAAGCGGAGTTAGTGGCTAAAACCCTAGGTGGAAGCATCGAAGGGTCAGTTATTGACTTACCGGGTGTGGTAAGTCGTAAGAAGCAAGTTATGCCGCCGTTACAACGTGAGTTTGACGTCGCTTAA
- a CDS encoding Bax inhibitor-1/YccA family protein, whose protein sequence is MNQPSTINYSAASKLETNKVLRNTYALLSMTLFTSAIAAFFAVISGIGQMASIGMMVAAMVIVFFVLPKAINSSMGIVWTFVFTSLMGGSLGPLLSHYLQFPQGGAIVMQALGMTGLVFFGLSGYVLTTKKDFSFMGGFLFAGLIVLIAASVLNLFFQAPMAHLMISCVSVLIFSGYILYDTSDIINGRETNYISATIRLYLDVFNIFVSLLHILGFLNDD, encoded by the coding sequence ATGAATCAACCTAGCACGATAAACTATAGCGCTGCATCGAAGCTGGAAACCAATAAGGTACTGCGTAATACCTACGCCCTATTATCGATGACCTTGTTTACCAGTGCGATTGCCGCTTTCTTTGCCGTAATCAGCGGTATTGGTCAAATGGCATCTATTGGCATGATGGTTGCCGCGATGGTCATCGTATTCTTCGTCCTCCCTAAAGCGATTAACTCTTCAATGGGTATCGTTTGGACCTTTGTATTCACCAGCCTAATGGGCGGCTCATTGGGTCCGCTATTAAGCCACTATCTGCAATTCCCACAAGGCGGTGCCATTGTCATGCAAGCCTTGGGCATGACAGGCTTAGTATTTTTTGGCCTATCAGGCTATGTGCTAACCACTAAGAAAGACTTTTCTTTCATGGGTGGCTTCTTGTTTGCTGGCCTCATCGTTCTTATTGCTGCCAGTGTCTTAAACTTGTTCTTCCAAGCGCCGATGGCTCACTTAATGATTAGCTGTGTTTCAGTATTAATTTTCTCTGGTTATATTCTCTACGATACCAGCGACATTATTAATGGTCGTGAAACCAACTACATCAGCGCTACCATTCGCCTTTACCTTGATGTGTTTAATATTTTTGTATCTCTGCTACACATTCTTGGCTTTTTAAACGATGATTAG